A stretch of the Balaenoptera musculus isolate JJ_BM4_2016_0621 chromosome 18, mBalMus1.pri.v3, whole genome shotgun sequence genome encodes the following:
- the LOC118884023 gene encoding 60S ribosomal protein L17-like translates to MHIRKATKYLKDVTLKKQCVPFCRYNGGVGRCAQAKQWGWTQVRRPKKSAEFLLHMLKNAESNAELKGLDVDSLVIEHIQVNKAPKMRRRTYRARGRISPYMSSPCHIEMILTEKEQIVPKPEEEVAQKKKISQKKLKKQKLMARE, encoded by the coding sequence ATGCATATCCGAAAAGCCACCAAGTATCTGAAGGATGTCACTTTAAAGAAGCAGTGTGTGCCGTTCTGTCGTTACAATGGTGGAGTTGGCAGGTGTGCCCAGGCCAAACAGTGGGGCTGGACGCAGGTTCGGCGGCCCAAGAAGAGTGCTGAATTTTTACTGCACATGCTCAAAAATGCAGAGAGTAATGCTGAACTTAAGGGCTTAGATGTAGATTCTCTGGTCATTGAGCATATCCAGGTGAACAAAGCCCCCAAGATGCGGCGCAGGACATACAGAGCTCGTGGTCGGATCAGCCCATACATGAGCTCTCCCTGCCACATTGAGATGATCcttactgaaaaagaacagattgttcctaaaccagaagaggaggttgcccagaagaaaaagatatcccagaagaaattgaagaaacaaaaacttatggcccgggaataa